One Natrinema longum genomic window carries:
- a CDS encoding DUF58 domain-containing protein: protein MTDRTVERLESGEWALAATLSLAGLGIAVGSQLLVVAATLPLWYAAGAVLGSEGTAMVRVQRQFVVSDDPGGHEDADAGTGTHADSGAVSAEPGTTVTVRTTVQNAGSETIVDLRVIDGVPDALPVVSGSPRACNTLEPLEETTLEYDVELRRGEYAFADPTIRTRDLTGTVAQTWQASAAGDDTVRCTPVVDAVSLGDGTNDYAGEVPTDEGGSGLEFYAVREYEPGDPVGSIDWRRYAATRDLATVEYRAERATRIVCVVDARSSQYRAATTTHRPAIERSADAAKRTFETLVAAGHPTGVVGVYDDQVATVPPGTDAETRRSVARILNAVQDSPQHGHWSTFRTRTNDFVTDLPRRLPGEAQVYLFSSFVDDDPVELVEALRARDYAVRVVSPDVTAAGDDVATRLEALDRGTRLARARRAGARVVDWDRDQSLGVLLRNAVGEVGTR, encoded by the coding sequence ATGACCGACCGGACCGTCGAACGGCTCGAGAGCGGCGAGTGGGCGCTCGCCGCCACGCTCTCGCTTGCGGGGCTGGGGATCGCCGTCGGCAGCCAACTCCTCGTCGTCGCTGCGACGCTTCCGCTGTGGTACGCCGCTGGGGCCGTCCTGGGATCCGAGGGGACGGCGATGGTCCGCGTGCAGCGCCAGTTCGTCGTGTCCGACGACCCAGGAGGTCACGAGGACGCCGATGCCGGTACTGGGACTCACGCCGATTCCGGCGCGGTGTCCGCCGAGCCCGGGACGACCGTCACCGTTCGAACGACCGTCCAGAACGCCGGCTCCGAGACGATCGTCGATCTGCGCGTTATCGACGGCGTTCCGGACGCCTTGCCGGTCGTCTCCGGCTCGCCGCGTGCGTGTAACACCCTCGAGCCGCTCGAGGAGACGACCCTCGAGTACGACGTCGAACTCCGGCGCGGCGAGTACGCCTTCGCCGACCCGACGATTCGAACGCGCGATCTGACGGGGACGGTCGCCCAGACGTGGCAGGCGAGCGCGGCCGGCGACGACACCGTCCGCTGTACGCCGGTCGTCGACGCGGTGTCACTCGGCGACGGAACGAACGACTACGCGGGCGAGGTACCGACCGACGAGGGCGGCAGTGGCCTCGAGTTCTACGCCGTTCGCGAGTACGAGCCGGGGGATCCGGTCGGCTCGATCGACTGGCGGCGATACGCCGCCACGCGGGATCTGGCGACCGTCGAATATCGCGCCGAGCGAGCGACGCGGATCGTCTGTGTCGTCGATGCTCGCTCGAGTCAGTACCGTGCCGCGACGACGACGCACCGTCCCGCGATCGAGCGCTCGGCCGATGCCGCCAAACGGACGTTCGAAACGCTGGTGGCAGCCGGTCATCCGACCGGCGTCGTCGGCGTCTACGACGATCAGGTGGCAACCGTTCCGCCGGGCACCGACGCCGAAACGCGACGATCGGTCGCTCGCATACTGAACGCCGTGCAGGATTCCCCACAACACGGGCACTGGTCCACGTTTCGGACGCGAACGAACGATTTCGTGACCGATCTCCCCCGCCGTCTTCCCGGTGAAGCGCAGGTGTACCTGTTCTCCTCGTTCGTCGACGACGACCCCGTCGAACTCGTCGAGGCGCTCCGAGCGCGAGACTACGCCGTGCGCGTCGTCTCGCCCGACGTCACGGCCGCCGGCGACGACGTCGCGACCCGACTCGAGGCGCTCGATCGGGGGACGCGACTCGCTCGAGCCCGCAGGGCCGGCGCTCGCGTCGTCGACTGGGATCGCGATCAGTCACTCGGCGTCCTCCTTCGCAACGCGGTCGGGGAGGTGGGGACTCGATGA
- a CDS encoding aminopeptidase → MDERVREHAAVLVDWSARVEAGDNVVCSVGPDAHELAVAVAEKLGERGANLLATYSAGEITRAYLRAHDGEFDENPAHEFALLENADVYLSLGGGRNTSATADVPGEQRRAYNGARSDLRETRLGTRWVSTVHPTRSLAQQANMAYEEYQEFAYDAILRDWESLANEMAQLKELLDAGSEVRLVSTDTDLTMNIEGRTAVNSAASVAYDSHNLPSGEVFTAPYATEGTVTFDVPMTLRGESVRNVRLEFADGEVVDYDADQGGTVIGDILETDAGARRLGELGIGMNRGIDRYTDNILFDEKMGETVHLALGRAYDACLPDGEAGNESAVHVDLITDVSEDSRLEIDGEVVQRDGTFRFEAE, encoded by the coding sequence ATGGACGAACGCGTACGCGAACACGCCGCCGTGTTGGTCGACTGGAGCGCTCGCGTCGAGGCCGGCGACAACGTCGTCTGTTCGGTGGGACCCGACGCCCACGAGCTGGCGGTCGCCGTCGCCGAAAAACTCGGGGAACGGGGGGCGAATCTGCTGGCGACGTACAGCGCCGGCGAGATCACGCGGGCCTACCTCCGGGCCCACGACGGTGAGTTCGACGAGAATCCGGCCCACGAATTCGCGCTCCTCGAGAACGCCGACGTCTACCTCTCGCTTGGCGGCGGGCGGAACACGAGTGCAACGGCCGACGTGCCCGGCGAGCAGCGCCGAGCCTACAACGGTGCCAGAAGCGACCTCCGCGAGACGCGGCTGGGAACCCGCTGGGTGTCGACGGTCCACCCGACCCGCTCGCTCGCCCAGCAGGCCAACATGGCCTACGAGGAGTACCAGGAGTTCGCCTACGACGCGATCCTCCGGGACTGGGAGTCGCTGGCCAACGAGATGGCCCAGTTGAAGGAGCTCCTCGATGCCGGCTCGGAGGTGCGGCTGGTCTCGACGGACACCGATCTCACGATGAACATCGAAGGACGGACGGCGGTCAACAGCGCCGCCTCGGTCGCCTACGATTCCCACAACCTCCCGAGCGGTGAGGTCTTCACCGCCCCCTACGCGACCGAGGGGACGGTGACCTTCGACGTGCCGATGACGTTGCGCGGCGAGTCCGTCCGGAACGTCCGCCTCGAGTTCGCCGACGGCGAGGTGGTCGACTACGATGCCGACCAGGGAGGGACGGTCATCGGCGACATCCTCGAGACCGACGCGGGTGCGCGCCGACTCGGCGAACTCGGGATCGGCATGAATCGCGGGATCGATCGGTACACGGACAACATCCTCTTCGACGAGAAGATGGGCGAGACCGTCCACCTGGCGCTTGGCCGGGCTTACGACGCCTGTCTGCCCGATGGCGAAGCCGGCAACGAGTCGGCCGTGCACGTCGATCTGATTACCGACGTCAGCGAGGACTCCCGCCTCGAGATCGACGGCGAGGTCGTCCAGCGCGACGGCACCTTCCGCTTCGAGGCGGAGTGA
- a CDS encoding AAA family ATPase, whose translation MSVPDAAATAEAVVDEILSAVVADRTVLEEIIAGVLARGHVLLEDVPGTGKTLTARSFATALGLEFSRIQFTPDLMPADITGSYVFEEDTGEFHFTPGPIFGHVVLADEINRAPPKTQSALLEAMAEGQVTVDGDTHDLPDPFVVIATQNPVEQEGTFELPEAQRDRFIVKTSLGYPDADGTRELIDRRADRDRPVPTVDPVIDRDRVLELQAVPEEITVDGPVRDYIGDVCRATRTDGRVDVGVSPRGVQRLFEVSRARAVLEGREYVVPADIKRIAGPTLAHRLVLTPEASVEGVSRDAVVDSVLEECAVPAMEPPSSG comes from the coding sequence ATGTCAGTCCCCGACGCCGCGGCGACGGCGGAGGCCGTCGTCGACGAAATCCTCTCCGCAGTCGTCGCCGATCGAACCGTTCTCGAGGAGATCATCGCCGGCGTCCTCGCCCGTGGTCACGTGCTCCTCGAGGACGTGCCCGGAACGGGCAAGACGCTCACCGCCCGGTCGTTCGCGACCGCGCTCGGACTCGAGTTCTCCCGGATCCAGTTCACCCCGGATCTGATGCCCGCAGACATCACCGGCTCGTACGTCTTCGAGGAGGACACCGGCGAGTTTCACTTCACGCCCGGCCCGATATTCGGCCACGTGGTTCTCGCGGACGAGATCAATCGTGCGCCGCCGAAGACCCAGTCGGCGCTGCTCGAGGCGATGGCGGAAGGCCAGGTGACCGTCGACGGCGACACTCACGACCTCCCCGACCCGTTCGTCGTCATCGCGACGCAAAACCCCGTCGAGCAGGAGGGGACGTTCGAACTTCCGGAAGCCCAGCGGGACCGCTTCATCGTGAAGACCTCGCTTGGCTACCCCGACGCCGACGGGACGCGCGAGTTGATCGATCGGCGGGCCGATCGCGACCGTCCGGTGCCGACCGTCGATCCCGTCATCGATCGCGACCGCGTCCTCGAGTTGCAGGCGGTCCCCGAGGAGATCACCGTCGACGGACCAGTCCGCGACTACATCGGCGACGTCTGTCGTGCGACTCGGACCGACGGCCGCGTCGACGTCGGGGTCTCTCCACGGGGCGTCCAGCGGCTGTTCGAGGTGAGTCGGGCCCGAGCCGTCCTCGAGGGCCGCGAGTACGTCGTCCCGGCCGACATCAAACGGATCGCCGGTCCGACGCTCGCCCACCGCCTCGTGTTGACGCCCGAAGCGAGCGTGGAAGGGGTATCTCGCGACGCGGTCGTCGACTCCGTTCTCGAGGAGTGTGCGGTGCCGGCGATGGAGCCGCCCTCATCGGGCTAG
- a CDS encoding DUF4129 domain-containing protein, which yields MTGTRRFLFVVGCLCCLLAVASALPAADPRVEGPGEAGGEPIAGDWESIDETPEFETNPAPDTNETTDERDREPNDDDEIEIEGAVEPGNEVTVDIGHVGHFDEGTIAVNGENVTSSDMFGNGNITVPYAEEMTVSVPDENRSRTVDVRTDATLETHGGAAPAHDLEISAAVGSTPVPDATVRRDGEAVATTDEDGHANVTLPETARDVDLRVERGPVTATRTVDVAEPTVRFVSPLLFPGMPAPVQVSADGDAVSDATVRLENGGTATTGADGKARLWLPVGDEATVTVDVGAETATATVGNLYLRLTAVVVLVPGFCIGGVLTYLRVVAARERHRGDAWAGFFVALAAFFDGLVEAFARFLRTLGGGNWPSLSLPVPSVSFPTPSIPRLEFGGFGRGFPALPSIGRAFGTLPSLGSSGLLGWSSNGSERSVLGELLGSSTAESDESNDSEGGGPTLAAEPLTPRGPRAEVRAAWHTFLDRLGVEDRETTTPGEVARDALAAGFPADRVDRLVGIVRDIEYGGHEPSPDRVAAVRATVRELLESDSDEEGST from the coding sequence GTGACGGGGACGCGTCGGTTTCTGTTCGTCGTCGGCTGTCTGTGCTGTCTGCTCGCGGTCGCGAGCGCGCTTCCGGCGGCCGACCCGCGAGTCGAGGGGCCCGGCGAAGCCGGCGGCGAGCCGATCGCCGGCGACTGGGAGTCGATCGACGAGACGCCCGAATTCGAGACGAACCCCGCACCCGACACGAACGAGACGACCGACGAGCGCGACCGTGAACCGAACGACGACGACGAGATCGAGATCGAGGGGGCCGTGGAACCGGGCAACGAGGTGACGGTCGATATCGGTCACGTCGGTCACTTCGACGAAGGAACGATCGCAGTCAACGGCGAGAACGTCACGAGTTCCGATATGTTCGGTAACGGCAATATCACCGTCCCCTACGCCGAGGAGATGACCGTTTCGGTTCCCGACGAGAACCGCTCGCGGACGGTCGACGTCCGAACCGACGCCACCCTCGAGACACACGGCGGGGCCGCGCCGGCCCACGACCTCGAGATATCGGCCGCGGTCGGGTCGACGCCGGTCCCCGACGCGACGGTGAGACGGGACGGGGAGGCCGTCGCGACGACCGACGAGGACGGCCACGCGAACGTGACGCTGCCGGAGACGGCGAGGGACGTAGACCTGCGGGTCGAACGCGGGCCGGTGACGGCAACCCGAACCGTCGACGTCGCCGAGCCGACGGTCAGGTTCGTCTCCCCGCTGTTGTTCCCCGGGATGCCCGCCCCCGTACAGGTGTCCGCCGACGGGGATGCCGTTTCGGACGCGACCGTCCGCCTCGAGAACGGCGGGACGGCGACGACCGGAGCCGACGGGAAGGCGCGGCTCTGGTTGCCGGTCGGGGACGAGGCGACGGTGACGGTCGACGTCGGTGCGGAGACCGCGACAGCGACCGTCGGGAACCTCTACCTCCGGCTGACGGCGGTCGTGGTGCTCGTCCCCGGGTTCTGTATCGGCGGGGTACTGACGTACCTCCGGGTCGTGGCTGCTCGTGAGCGCCATCGAGGAGACGCGTGGGCCGGCTTCTTCGTCGCGCTGGCGGCGTTTTTCGACGGGCTTGTCGAGGCGTTCGCGCGGTTCCTCCGGACACTCGGCGGTGGCAACTGGCCGTCGCTGTCGCTGCCAGTGCCGTCGGTGTCGTTCCCGACCCCGTCGATTCCGCGACTCGAGTTCGGCGGGTTCGGCCGTGGGTTCCCCGCCCTCCCGTCGATCGGACGGGCGTTCGGGACCCTCCCGTCGCTTGGGTCGTCCGGCTTGCTCGGCTGGTCGTCGAACGGAAGCGAGCGGTCGGTACTCGGCGAGTTGCTCGGATCGAGTACCGCCGAGTCCGACGAATCGAACGATTCCGAGGGCGGCGGGCCTACCCTGGCAGCCGAGCCGCTCACGCCACGCGGCCCGCGTGCGGAGGTCCGAGCCGCGTGGCACACCTTCCTCGACCGACTCGGCGTCGAGGACCGCGAGACGACGACCCCCGGCGAGGTGGCTCGAGATGCACTCGCGGCCGGATTTCCCGCCGACCGCGTCGACCGGCTCGTCGGGATCGTTCGCGATATCGAATACGGTGGCCACGAGCCGTCCCCCGATCGAGTGGCTGCCGTTCGGGCCACGGTACGGGAACTACTCGAGTCCGATTCGGACGAGGAGGGATCGACGTGA
- a CDS encoding LLM class F420-dependent oxidoreductase: MEIGTVLPQLEIGHDPETIADYAQRVEASGYEHVLAYDHVLGVNPDREGWDGPYDYESTFHEPLTTFSYLAGRTDELSVMTGILVLPQRQTALVAKQAAQLDRFTDGRFRMGVGVGWNEPEYVALGEDFSRRGNRIEEQVEVLRRLWTDDLVDFDGEFHEIPDAGIRPLPVQQPIPLWMGGMADPVKRRVARIADGWLPQFQPGDEAEDHLADLYEYAEDAGRDPDDIGLGGRMYAVPGEEDEWIERAQAWRDIGADSLSISTMYQGLEGEDHTAHVERVAAVLAETGLL, encoded by the coding sequence ATGGAAATCGGTACCGTACTCCCGCAACTCGAGATCGGACACGATCCGGAGACGATCGCCGACTACGCACAGCGGGTCGAAGCGTCGGGCTACGAGCACGTCCTGGCGTACGATCACGTCCTCGGCGTGAACCCGGATCGGGAGGGCTGGGACGGCCCCTACGACTACGAGAGTACGTTCCACGAGCCTCTGACGACGTTTTCCTATCTCGCCGGGCGGACGGACGAACTGTCGGTTATGACCGGGATTCTCGTCCTGCCACAGCGCCAGACGGCGCTCGTTGCCAAGCAGGCCGCACAGCTGGATCGCTTCACCGACGGCCGGTTCCGCATGGGAGTCGGCGTCGGCTGGAACGAGCCCGAGTACGTCGCCCTCGGCGAGGACTTCTCGCGGCGAGGGAACCGCATCGAGGAACAAGTCGAGGTGCTCCGCCGACTCTGGACGGACGACCTCGTCGACTTCGACGGCGAGTTCCACGAGATTCCCGACGCCGGCATCCGACCGCTACCGGTCCAGCAGCCGATCCCGCTCTGGATGGGCGGCATGGCCGACCCGGTCAAGCGCCGCGTCGCCCGCATCGCGGACGGCTGGCTGCCGCAGTTCCAGCCCGGCGACGAGGCCGAGGACCACCTCGCGGACCTCTACGAATACGCCGAGGACGCCGGCCGCGACCCCGACGATATCGGCCTCGGCGGCCGAATGTACGCCGTCCCCGGCGAGGAAGACGAATGGATCGAGCGCGCCCAGGCCTGGCGGGACATCGGGGCCGACTCCCTCTCGATCTCCACGATGTACCAGGGACTCGAGGGCGAGGACCACACGGCTCACGTCGAGCGGGTCGCGGCGGTCCTGGCCGAAACCGGGCTGTTGTAA
- a CDS encoding aldo/keto reductase, whose amino-acid sequence MEYTTLGSTGMTVSRICLGCMSFGTGQEWMLEPEESKALIERAIDLGINFFDTANVYSTGESEEILGEALAGYDRDSQVVATKGFAEMDPDNPNASGLSRKAIEQELEASLDRLGMDTIDLYQTHRWDYETPIDETLRALDDAVRRGQVRYIGTSSMWAHQFADALHTSDALSLERFATMQNHYNVLYREEEREMLPLCDREDIGVVPWSPLARGVATRPHEEIESTTRGQTDQYLEQMSYLQGGGEEINERIQELAAEKGVSMGQISLAWLLHKEWVDAPIVGTTSIEHLEDAVEALEIDLSNSDMEYLEAPYEPLPVAGHE is encoded by the coding sequence ATGGAATACACGACGCTCGGATCGACGGGGATGACGGTCAGTCGAATCTGTCTGGGCTGTATGAGCTTTGGCACCGGCCAGGAGTGGATGCTCGAGCCCGAGGAAAGCAAAGCCCTCATCGAGCGCGCGATCGATCTCGGGATCAACTTCTTCGACACCGCGAACGTCTACTCCACGGGCGAGTCCGAGGAAATTCTGGGCGAGGCCCTCGCGGGCTACGACCGCGATTCGCAGGTCGTCGCGACGAAGGGCTTCGCCGAGATGGATCCCGACAACCCCAACGCGAGCGGACTCTCGCGGAAGGCGATCGAACAGGAACTCGAGGCCAGCCTCGACCGACTGGGGATGGATACCATCGATCTCTATCAGACCCACCGGTGGGATTACGAGACGCCGATCGACGAGACCCTGCGCGCGCTCGACGACGCGGTCCGACGGGGGCAGGTTCGGTATATCGGTACCTCGTCGATGTGGGCCCACCAGTTCGCCGACGCACTCCACACCAGCGACGCGCTGAGCCTCGAGCGGTTCGCGACGATGCAGAACCACTACAACGTCCTCTACCGGGAGGAGGAACGCGAGATGTTGCCGCTGTGTGACCGGGAGGACATCGGCGTCGTCCCGTGGTCGCCGTTGGCCCGCGGCGTCGCGACCCGCCCCCACGAGGAGATCGAGTCGACGACGCGCGGCCAGACCGACCAGTACCTCGAGCAGATGTCGTACCTCCAGGGCGGCGGCGAGGAGATCAACGAACGGATTCAGGAACTCGCCGCGGAAAAGGGCGTCTCGATGGGCCAGATCTCGCTGGCCTGGCTGTTGCACAAGGAGTGGGTCGACGCCCCCATCGTCGGGACGACCAGTATCGAACACCTCGAGGACGCCGTCGAGGCCCTCGAGATCGATCTCTCGAACTCCGATATGGAGTATCTCGAAGCGCCCTACGAGCCGCTGCCGGTCGCCGGTCACGAGTAG
- a CDS encoding DUF309 domain-containing protein has product MRDRLRAGVAVFNDGHYHAAHDAWEDRWLDLESGSDDERLLHGLIQYSGAVFHARDRNWEGAVGLAERAGDYLADLPADYRELRLEPVRSFLSRLAADPECIERRPPVWIEHEGRAPTLSALGFEPTAIAAVVLAEEFGYDEEPVEQARRYARQDLEAGEDGSVFITLLFDFVREDENRGIVYQRLTDHVGRRRAREADVEGLF; this is encoded by the coding sequence ATGCGCGATCGGCTCCGGGCCGGCGTCGCCGTCTTCAACGATGGTCACTACCACGCCGCCCACGACGCCTGGGAGGACCGCTGGCTCGACCTCGAGTCGGGGAGCGACGACGAGCGACTGCTCCACGGCCTGATCCAGTACAGCGGCGCGGTCTTCCACGCCCGCGATCGCAACTGGGAGGGCGCGGTCGGGCTCGCGGAACGTGCCGGCGACTACCTCGCGGACCTGCCGGCCGACTACCGCGAGCTTCGACTCGAGCCCGTCCGCTCGTTTCTGTCTCGGCTCGCGGCCGATCCCGAATGCATCGAGCGCCGGCCCCCGGTGTGGATCGAGCACGAGGGGAGAGCCCCGACGCTGTCGGCGCTTGGCTTCGAGCCGACCGCGATCGCTGCCGTCGTCCTCGCCGAGGAGTTCGGCTACGACGAGGAGCCCGTCGAGCAGGCCCGACGGTACGCACGGCAGGATCTCGAGGCCGGCGAAGACGGGAGCGTCTTCATCACGCTCCTGTTCGATTTCGTTCGCGAGGACGAGAACCGTGGAATCGTCTACCAGCGGCTGACGGATCACGTCGGCAGGCGACGGGCTCGCGAGGCGGACGTCGAAGGGCTGTTCTGA
- a CDS encoding PadR family transcriptional regulator, producing MNDLTGFQRDLLYVIAGADQPSGQDVKDEVETYYNSDINHGRLYPNLDTLVNKELVEKGQLDRRTNYYEISDRGRQAIEERREWEQQYIDQ from the coding sequence ATGAACGATTTGACAGGGTTCCAACGGGACCTGCTGTACGTGATCGCGGGAGCCGATCAGCCGTCGGGACAGGACGTCAAAGACGAAGTCGAGACGTATTACAACAGCGATATCAATCACGGGCGATTGTATCCCAATCTCGATACGCTCGTCAACAAGGAACTCGTCGAGAAGGGACAGCTCGATCGCCGAACCAACTACTACGAAATCAGTGATCGTGGCCGGCAAGCGATCGAAGAACGTCGAGAGTGGGAACAACAGTACATCGATCAGTAG
- a CDS encoding queuosine precursor transporter, which translates to MSRTQPRGVPTVAQVALIGLFVTALVTAQLTASKVLAFELPVALPVTGAQLALPGAALAYALTFLASDCYTELYGRRAGQVVVNVGFVLNFVVLALVWSTIAAPAAPTSVDPGAFETALGSSTNIVIGSLLAYVVSQNWDVIVFHRIREYTGPEKLWLRNIASTASSQAIDTVIFVTVAFAVAPAVLGVGGVLKPDLLLSLIVGQYLLKLAIALLDTPVVYAIVSLVRSREGGPAEDASTA; encoded by the coding sequence ATGAGCCGGACACAACCCCGTGGTGTGCCGACGGTCGCGCAGGTCGCGCTGATCGGCCTCTTCGTCACGGCGCTCGTAACCGCACAGTTGACCGCATCGAAGGTGCTCGCGTTCGAACTCCCGGTCGCGCTTCCGGTCACGGGTGCACAACTCGCGTTGCCCGGGGCCGCGCTCGCGTACGCGCTGACCTTTCTCGCGAGCGACTGTTACACCGAGTTGTACGGTCGTCGTGCGGGACAGGTCGTCGTCAACGTCGGCTTCGTGTTGAACTTCGTCGTCCTCGCGCTCGTCTGGTCGACGATCGCCGCGCCGGCGGCCCCCACGAGCGTCGATCCCGGTGCGTTCGAGACGGCGCTGGGGTCGTCGACGAACATCGTTATCGGGAGTCTGCTCGCGTACGTCGTCAGCCAGAACTGGGACGTGATCGTCTTCCACCGCATTCGGGAGTACACCGGCCCCGAAAAGCTCTGGCTCCGTAACATCGCCTCGACGGCGAGCAGTCAGGCGATCGACACCGTCATCTTCGTCACGGTCGCGTTCGCCGTCGCACCCGCCGTCCTCGGCGTCGGTGGAGTCCTCAAGCCCGATCTCCTGCTCTCGTTGATCGTCGGCCAGTACCTGCTGAAACTCGCGATCGCGCTCCTCGATACGCCGGTCGTCTACGCCATCGTCTCGCTCGTGCGCTCGCGCGAGGGGGGTCCGGCCGAGGACGCCAGCACCGCCTGA
- a CDS encoding DUF7269 family protein, which produces MSRRSAGGWWRRLITGIEGLDPERVATAVVGAGALLAVGAVLLGGFVPSVRPLSWLLYPIAALFPLLGVAIAAAACWWAWTLEEGGETAMLEGPPPETAVTRTTYPVGQDAERTLTEATQGWYRCRPTEPIADVRGRLADGAVRVLTAKRGLTAEAAREAVRSGSWTDDPVAAAFLSDDRRQPGDERLRAAVDPGAAYHRRVRRTLAAIDGVADGTGRGDEEVDR; this is translated from the coding sequence GTGAGTCGCCGATCGGCCGGCGGCTGGTGGCGGCGGTTGATCACGGGGATCGAGGGTCTCGATCCCGAGCGAGTTGCGACCGCGGTGGTCGGTGCCGGTGCCCTCCTGGCAGTGGGTGCAGTGCTACTCGGGGGGTTCGTACCGTCCGTCCGCCCGCTCTCCTGGCTGTTGTATCCGATCGCGGCGCTGTTTCCGCTACTCGGCGTGGCGATCGCGGCGGCTGCGTGCTGGTGGGCCTGGACGCTCGAGGAGGGGGGCGAGACGGCGATGCTCGAGGGACCACCGCCCGAGACGGCCGTCACCCGGACGACGTACCCGGTGGGTCAGGACGCGGAGCGAACACTCACTGAGGCCACGCAGGGGTGGTACCGCTGTCGGCCCACCGAACCGATCGCGGACGTTCGCGGTCGGCTCGCCGACGGGGCGGTTCGGGTTCTCACCGCGAAACGGGGGCTCACGGCCGAGGCGGCCCGCGAGGCCGTTCGATCGGGGAGCTGGACCGACGATCCGGTCGCTGCAGCGTTTCTCTCCGACGATCGCCGTCAGCCCGGGGACGAGCGGCTCCGTGCCGCGGTCGATCCCGGCGCGGCGTATCACCGCCGCGTCCGTCGCACGCTCGCGGCCATCGACGGCGTCGCCGACGGGACGGGGCGGGGCGACGAGGAGGTGGATCGATGA
- a CDS encoding cold-shock protein — protein MAKGNVDFFNDTGGYGFIETDDADDDVFFHMEDVGGPDLEEGTDIEFDIEQAPKGPRATNVTRL, from the coding sequence ATGGCGAAAGGAAACGTTGATTTCTTCAACGACACAGGCGGCTACGGTTTCATTGAGACGGACGACGCAGACGATGACGTTTTCTTCCACATGGAAGACGTTGGCGGTCCGGACCTCGAAGAAGGCACAGACATCGAATTCGATATCGAACAGGCCCCCAAGGGCCCCCGCGCCACCAACGTCACCCGCCTGTAA
- a CDS encoding DUF7471 family protein → MVLAMSVASEWLDPQLTPVLVCVIVLAVFGTTVLFVAGVVAYSRRRTVRYLLITVVLGLLVVRSVTGLGTVLGLVPMTVHHLVEHGFDFLIAVLVLYAVYRSGASNNAVSIDSDD, encoded by the coding sequence ATGGTGCTCGCAATGTCGGTCGCCAGCGAGTGGCTGGACCCACAGCTCACCCCTGTCCTCGTCTGTGTGATCGTCCTCGCGGTGTTCGGGACGACGGTGCTGTTCGTCGCCGGAGTCGTCGCGTATTCCCGCCGTCGAACGGTCCGGTATCTACTGATCACGGTCGTCCTGGGGCTGCTCGTCGTCCGTTCGGTGACCGGGCTCGGGACCGTCCTCGGACTCGTCCCGATGACGGTCCACCACCTCGTGGAACACGGGTTCGACTTCCTGATCGCGGTGTTGGTCCTCTATGCGGTCTACCGTAGTGGAGCGTCGAACAACGCCGTTTCGATCGACTCCGACGATTGA